A window of Hyperolius riggenbachi isolate aHypRig1 chromosome 1, aHypRig1.pri, whole genome shotgun sequence contains these coding sequences:
- the LOC137550268 gene encoding uncharacterized protein has product MLKKKWKSIRDRYAKDLRHSRESRSGQAPSRYRYHPLFDQLGFLRNTQERRRTTTNAARSEAQEEPEEEDDGSIASLSQSLRSSSENRETEEEDDNANVSTQSTSTPTSAQRPTSPVVTVSRRNRPRTVPEAANADVVSLIKDVEKNVAKIMEPQDSLGTFFRALEKEAREVPKSKWDDMKQKLFTMVMQMKTTSAPTSTQTTQPWQTQATQEAGPPYYGPPPGTYTHMLHPYQASWYPYSQQQSTYDQGQSNLPARAPTSTVTSLESTAEAVSAALRMQSRSDSPIIDDI; this is encoded by the exons atgcttaaaaaaaaatggaagtccATAAGGGACCGCTACGCGAAAGACCTCCGCCACAGCAGGGAAAGCAGGAGTGGGCAAGCTCCTAGTCGATACCGCTACCACCCACTTTTCGATCAGCTAGGTTTTCTCCGcaacacacaggagaggagaag AACAACGACAAATGCAGCTAGaagtgaggcacaggaggaaccTGAGGAGGAAGATGACGGCAGTATTGCATCTCTCAGTCAATCCTTGAGGTCATCATCTGAgaacagagagacagaggaggaggacgacaatgCAAATGTGAGCACACAGTCAACATCCACACCGACTAGTGCGCAACGACCCACATCACCTGTGGTAACTGTCTCTAGACGGAATAGGCCCAGAACCGTCCCGGAAGCTGCTAATGCGGATGTCGTTTCTTTAATTAAAGATGTGGAGAAGAATGTTGCCAAAATAATGGAGCCACAGGATAGTTTGGGGACATTTTTTAGGGCTCTGGAAAAGGAGGCACGGGAGGTTCCAAAAAGCAAATGGGACGACATGAAACAGAAACTGTTTACTATGGTTATGCAAATGAAAACCACTAGTGCACCCACCTCAACTCAAACAACGCAACCTTGGCAAACTCAAGCAACACAAGAAGCAGGACCACCTTACTATGGCCCACCCCCCGGCACTTACACACATATGTTGCACCCTTACCAAGCAAGCTGGTATCCGTATAGTCAACAGCAAAGCACTTACGACCAAGGACAGTCCAATCTTCCAGCGCGTGCACCAACATCAACTGTTACCAGTTTAGAAAGTACTGCAGAGGCTGTATCTGCCGCTCTACGGATGCAGTCCAGGAGTGATTCACCAATAATAGACGACATATAA